Proteins encoded in a region of the Halioglobus maricola genome:
- the glcE gene encoding glycolate oxidase subunit GlcE gives MADLTQNLLDAVSEAHERSNPIYLRAGGTKANSVGRDCNAHVLDISGHSGVIDYEPGELVLRARAGTTLAELTELLAGEGQMLPFEPPAFGGKATLGGTLACNLSGPGRPWFGSVRDATMGLGLINGRAEHLALGGKVMKNVAGYDASRLQAGALGCLGLITDMAVKVLPLPEASVTLRYEVDAQQALATMCERAAAPRPLTGACWLDGQLYLRLAGASSAVQATAAQWGGEQLDNAGAFWADLRDMALPFFSASSPLWRLSTSATEALTPDVGLIDWAGQQRWAHSQAAPQVQAGHAVMFAGGDRSAEVRGELDPVQQRLQHKLKQAFDPGNIFNPGRLYSWM, from the coding sequence ATGGCTGACCTGACCCAAAATCTGCTGGACGCGGTCTCGGAAGCTCACGAGCGCAGCAATCCGATATACCTGCGTGCAGGCGGCACCAAAGCCAACTCGGTCGGCCGCGATTGCAACGCTCATGTACTGGATATTTCCGGCCACAGCGGCGTGATCGACTATGAACCCGGTGAGCTGGTCCTGCGTGCGCGGGCTGGCACTACGCTGGCAGAGCTGACGGAATTGCTCGCTGGCGAAGGACAAATGTTACCGTTCGAGCCCCCGGCTTTCGGCGGCAAAGCCACTCTGGGCGGGACCCTTGCCTGCAATCTATCGGGCCCGGGACGGCCGTGGTTTGGCTCTGTGCGAGACGCAACCATGGGGCTCGGCCTGATCAACGGCCGTGCCGAACATCTCGCCCTGGGCGGCAAAGTCATGAAAAATGTAGCGGGATACGACGCGAGCCGGCTTCAGGCAGGCGCACTCGGTTGCCTCGGGCTGATCACTGATATGGCCGTGAAAGTACTGCCACTGCCGGAGGCCAGTGTGACACTGCGCTACGAGGTGGACGCACAGCAGGCTCTGGCGACCATGTGCGAACGCGCCGCAGCGCCGCGACCGCTGACCGGGGCCTGTTGGCTAGACGGACAGCTCTATCTCCGCCTTGCCGGCGCATCCTCGGCAGTGCAGGCGACGGCCGCACAATGGGGCGGTGAGCAACTCGATAACGCCGGTGCATTCTGGGCTGATCTGCGCGATATGGCCCTGCCATTCTTCAGCGCCTCCTCGCCCCTGTGGCGCCTATCTACCAGCGCCACAGAAGCACTGACGCCGGACGTCGGCCTCATAGACTGGGCCGGCCAGCAGCGCTGGGCTCACAGCCAGGCCGCACCGCAGGTACAAGCCGGTCACGCCGTGATGTTCGCCGGTGGCGACCGCAGCGCTGAAGTTCGCGGCGAACTCGATCCAGTACAACAACGCCTGCAGCACAAACTGAAGCAGGCCTTCGACCCGGGCAACATATTCAACCCGGGCCGCTTGTACAGCTGGATGTAA